One stretch of Podospora pseudoanserina strain CBS 124.78 chromosome 4, whole genome shotgun sequence DNA includes these proteins:
- a CDS encoding hypothetical protein (EggNog:ENOG503P60V; COG:S): MDATAPVAPSPSSNIEHPGHEVHTTTGNLPVVTPTSATTTSSTPAPKAAPSPTVSTLRLTTPPMETKPIDFGDIYEITIPQDIATRNFNDLENEGRPHVVICYMDNKPNNTFVAKIYDGFNGSFTFEVETHVPERTARWVRMVLMDHYKGVETMEEKIARARTIDGTVDHGRLPDEKTRLDILRKVSEASHKMWWNVEIGINALGPGKVLILSDGSVKLFGFTCAFVYRWVDQNVFAHPNHGGDRSMMGLPAERLKPESPIIRCWPDRGTGALGPEGALRRWVPER; encoded by the exons ATGGACGCTACCGCCCCGGTCgcgccctcaccctcttcaaaCATCGAGCACCCGGGCCATGAGGTACACACTACAACGGGGAACCTCCCCGTCGTTACTCCCACGTCggccacaaccaccagcagcaccccgGCCCCAAAAGCAGCTCCCTCACCGACCGTATCGACTTTGCGCTTGACAACTCCCCCCATGGAGACAAAACCTATCGACTTTGGGGATATCTACGAGATCACCATCCCTCAAGACATCGCCACCCGCAACTTTAACGATTTGGAAAACGAAGGGAGACCGCACGTGGTGATTTGCTACATGgacaacaaacccaacaacacGTTCGTCGCGAAGATATACGACGGG TTTAATGGGAGTTTTACTTTTGAGGTGGAGACGCACGTCCCGGAGAGGACggcgaggtgggtgaggatggtgttgatggatcATTACAAGGGGGTGGAGacgatggaggagaagattgcgAGGGCTCGTACCATTGATGGGACGGTGGATCATGGTAGGCTTCCTGATGAGAAGACTCGGTTGGATATCCTACGGAAGGTGTCGGAGGCGAGTCATAAAATGTGGTGGAATGTTGAGATTGGGATCAATGCTCTTGGCCCGGGCAAGGTGTTGATTCTGAGTGATGGGAGTGTCAAGCTGTTTGGCTTTACTTGTGCGTTTGTGTACAGATGGGTGGACCAGAATGTTTTTGCTCATCCTAATCACGGTGGAGATAGGTCGATGATGGGCCTACCcgcggagaggttgaagccTGAGTCGCCGATTATTCGGTGCTGGCCTGATAGGGGGACAGGTGCCCTCGGTCCGGAAGGTGCACTTCGGCGGTGGGTTCCCGAGAGGTAG
- a CDS encoding hypothetical protein (EggNog:ENOG503P2SB; COG:S): MAQRNTVAAGEDDEFALLSHQWSQITTGLRALLRETKKGVVYLLTSRTVQRSLIWSILLLTAAVILYLVAAVVYVASYYVYLPKQVHEQEVYLHYGYGQNPVALTSLKLLPDQPYDISVSLTLPLTPENIKRGNFMVLIHLLDTDLTEHTPAGGAGMYNPVVLMDKTTGQTDLVTSLSLGPLMKSSTVLLTSARPAIIPYTDPLVSLAKRILFLPYHVLFTQRADATMLKVKMVEGVAFGSGRGDSWLRKGQGQGEKMPRSMVVEVQAGQGLGVYECRVEIVARLRGLRWVMYEWRILSFFGITGLFWAVEMGCLALGILLLGGIRGSDQQKQIEDWEPRQEPTLEQSLIKEEDEMSDTERTFPTGTGEPPLRYESSSGLEGKIKKEEGEEGLDLLMTKLPDFGEQGDDEEDGEGSDWKDSGIGTSTNYSDAAKGEAGPRRRRVSKS; this comes from the exons ATG GCCCAACGCAACACTGTTGCCGCCGGCGAAGACGACGAATTTGCCCTCCTATCCCACCAATGGAGCCAGATCACGACCGGGCTCCGCgcgttgttgagggagacgaagaagggggttgtttaCCTGTTGACGTCTAGGACTGTTCAGAGGAGTTTGATATGGTCGATTTTGCTACTCACCGCGGCGGTCATACTATATCTTGTTGCTGCGGTGGTCTACGTGGCCTCTTACTATGTTTACCTGCCCAAACAGGTGCATGAGCAGGAGGTTTATCTGCATTATGG ATACGGCCAAAACCCGGTCGCGTTAACAAGCCTGAAGCTCCTCCCTGACCAACCGTACGATATATCGGTTTCGTTGACGCTGCCTCTGACGCCGGAGAATATAAAGAGGGGGAATTTCATGGTGCTGATCCACTTGCTGGATACGGACCTGACGGAGCACACACCTGctgggggggcggggatgTACAATCCTGTTGTGTTGATGGATAAGACGACCGGGCAGACGGATTTGGTGACGAGTCTCAGTTTGGGGCCATTGATGAAGTCCTCGACGGTGTTATTGACAAGTGCGAGGCCGGCAATTATTCCTTATACTGATCCGTTGGTTTcgttggcgaagaggatATTGTTTTTGCCGTATCATGTGTTGTTTACGCAACGGGCGGATGCGACGatgttgaaggtgaagatggtggagggggtggcttttgggagtgggaggggtgacTCTTGGTTGAGAAAGGGGCAGGGAcagggggagaagatgccAAGGAgtatggtggtggaggtgcagGCTGGGCAGGGATTGGGGGTATATGAATGCCGGGTCGAAATTGTGGCCAGGTTGAGGGGAttgaggtgggtgatgtATGAATGGCGTATCCTGTCGTTTTTTGGAATCACGGGGCTGTTttgggcggtggagatggggtgtTTGGCGTTGGGGATTCTGCTTCTCGGGGGTATTCGTGGTAGCGATCAACAAAAGCAGATTGAAGACTGGGAACCGAGGCAGGAACCGACGCTGGAACAGAGTCTGATtaaggaggaagatgagatgTCGGATACAGAAAGAACATTTCCTACTGGGACGGGAGAACCGCCGTTGAGGTATGAGAGTTCGTcggggctggaggggaagattaagaaggaggaaggcgaggagggattggACCTTTTAATGACCAAATTGCCAGATTTTGGTGAAcagggggatgatgaggaggatggggaggggagcgaTTGGAAGGACTCGGGCATTGGGACGAGTACGAATTATAGTGATGCTGCAAAGGGGGAGGcagggccgaggaggagaagggtgagTAAGTCATAA
- a CDS encoding hypothetical protein (COG:S; EggNog:ENOG503NZ70) produces MTSPTAFSDFNPSSIAEFMPFPATCIPSSSRAPVQAAPTDIYNASFPWSSPVSPDSFPLVDSGLADRSWIPLDQYNSSRAYMTDVVVSVFLIPLNMDRSSLRPTSLQKSVQHESWIDSVPFPKLRDNLIMYQDVYNTTEFYNDIANGGSQGYQDDEVDMVLCDPWGEEGWEMSEGFVRKWGPLLEGCEMLVRVTQV; encoded by the coding sequence ATGACTAGTCCAACCGCATTCTCCGACTTCAACCCATCCTCTATCGCCGAATTCATGCCATTTCCGGCCACCTGCATCCCGTCAAGCAGCAGAGCCCCAGTTCAGGCGGCACCAACAGACATCTACAATGCGTCGTTCCCTTGGTCTTCGCCGGTCTCTCCTGATTCCTTCCCGCTTGTAGACTCTGGTTTGGCGGACCGTTCCTGGATACCGCTGGATCAATATAACTCGTCGAGGGCGTATATGACCGACGTGGTCGTGAGCGTCTTTCTCATACCCCTAAATATGGACCGAAGCTCCCTGCGGCCGACATCATTGCAGAAAAGTGTTCAACACGAGAGTTGGATCGACTCGGTGCCTTTTCCCAAGCTTCGAGATAACTTGATCATGTACCAAGACGTGTATAACACGACTGAATTTTACAATGACATCGCGAACGGCGGGTCTCAGGGGTATCAGGATGACGAGGTGGACATGGTGCTGTGTGATCCGtggggcgaggagggatgggagaTGAGTGAAGGCTTTGTAAGAAAATGGGGCCCCCTACTTGAAGGCTGTGAAATGTTGGTGAGGGTAACACAAGTATAG